CGGAGCCTGAATCGCCTGGTAGACATAATTGAAGTCGCTGTGTCCGGTCAGGAAGACGATTTTGCATTGCGGCCAGCTCCGGCGGATATGCTTCATCAGCTCCAGCCCGTCCAGCTCAGGCATGCAGATATCTGAGAGAACAAGGTCCACCCGGGTCCGGTGCAGCAGATGTAGCGCTTCGCGGCCCGAGTAGGCCTTGTAGATGTCCAGCTCGAGCTCCATTTTGCCGAAAATAACCGCCAGTCCATCTGTGATAATCTCTTCATCATCAACGATAAGCATCCTGTACACCAGCATTCTCACCTCCCGCTCTAAGAAGGATGGTTACCCTTAATCCGCCCAGCTCACTCCGGTCCGCAAGCAAGCCGCTCTCTTCGCCGAAGGTAATGCGGATGCGCCGGTGAATGTTCACCAGTCCCGTTGTCTCCGCCTGCTCTCGATAAACATTAAGGGACTCTCTCAATTGCTCTAGCGTATCATCACTCAGCCTATCCCCGTTATCTTCTACGATAATGCGGATGTCCGGGCCTTCCTGGGCGAAGCGGATAATGATCAGGCCCTCCATGGATTTCTTTTCCAGGCTGTGCTTGAACGCGTTCTCAATAATCGGCTGCACAATCAGCCGCGGAACGGACACCTTCTTCAGCTCCTCGGACAAGGCATCGAACCGGACTCCAATTCTGCGGGAGAAACGCATGGCCTGAATCTCTGTATACATTCTTGCATGGTGAATCTCCTGCTCCAAGGACACCAGGTCAGAAGCGTTACGGGTGACAAACTGGAAGTATTCGCCGAGCATCGTTGTAAGCTGTTCGATCCGCTCGGTATCGCCGGTCTTCGCCATCGTGTTCAGAATGAAGAAGCTGTTATACAGAAAATGCGGGTTAATCTGTGACTGCAATTGCTTCAGCTCTGCCCGCTGGGCCATAATCTTCTGCTTGTAGACCTGATCGATCAGGGAATGCAGATTGCTCACCATCTGGTTGAAGCGGCTGTACAGATAACGGAATTCATCCTTTGACTCATGCTGGATATGAATATCCAGATCGCCCTGCTCCATTCTCCGGAAGCTCTTCACCAGCGTCAGCATCGGCTTATGAATGAACTTGTAGGTCGACAGCGCAAAAGCAATAATGATAGCAAGCGCGGCCACACCAAACACCCAGGCCCAGGTATAGAATTTGCTAAGCGGATTCTTGATAATATCCTCCGGGATGATCCGGTAAATGGACAACCCAAGCTCCTGCGAGCCGGTCTGGACGATGTAATATGGCGCACCGGCGATCCTCAGCCTCTCCCCGGAGGCCACCGCGCGGATATCCCGGGCATACTGGGACGGCTCCGCCCGCGCCAGCTCGCCGGTCATGCTGTAGAGCGCGAATCTCGCACTATCGGAGAGCAATAGCGTTCCACTGCCGGGATACGTATTGAATTGGCCCAGCGCCGCCCGCAGCTCCTGGGTATCCAGCTCAATCTCGACCGTCAGCACCGGCTCCGCCCCCTTGATGCCCCGCTGCTTCATCGCGCTAAGATACAGGCCGCCATCCCACTCAATCACCTGGGAACGGCGGTCCCCGAAGACCGAGCGGATCTCGCGGAAGCGCTTCAGTTCAATCTCACGCACACCGCCGACCGATGAGATCGTCCGGCCTATAGTCATGATATGAACCCTAACGTCCTTGATATACGTGCTGCTGTTCTGCACGATGAACAGCCGTTTCATCAGTGAATTCAGATTCTCCGTGCGGTCAATGGTCGGCAGCGTCTCCCAGGTCAGGGCCAGCTTGTTCAGATCCTCATCCTCCAGCAGACTGTACTGCAGCAGCTTCATCCGCTCGATCTCATTCTCCATATCATTTAAGTAAAAGACGGTCTGGGCGCTGGCCGAGCTTCGGATATCGCTGCTGGCCGTTTGCATAATCCATTGATACAGATAAGCGGCGAAGACAAGAATAGGCAGCATAATGAGCAGAAAGGTCACAATCAGCCGCAGAAATATCGTATTGCGCAGTGAGTAATCCTTTTTGAACAACAATCCCAGACCCCCAGCAATCATTTTCACC
The window above is part of the Paenibacillus sp. FSL H8-0048 genome. Proteins encoded here:
- a CDS encoding sensor histidine kinase gives rise to the protein MLFKKDYSLRNTIFLRLIVTFLLIMLPILVFAAYLYQWIMQTASSDIRSSASAQTVFYLNDMENEIERMKLLQYSLLEDEDLNKLALTWETLPTIDRTENLNSLMKRLFIVQNSSTYIKDVRVHIMTIGRTISSVGGVREIELKRFREIRSVFGDRRSQVIEWDGGLYLSAMKQRGIKGAEPVLTVEIELDTQELRAALGQFNTYPGSGTLLLSDSARFALYSMTGELARAEPSQYARDIRAVASGERLRIAGAPYYIVQTGSQELGLSIYRIIPEDIIKNPLSKFYTWAWVFGVAALAIIIAFALSTYKFIHKPMLTLVKSFRRMEQGDLDIHIQHESKDEFRYLYSRFNQMVSNLHSLIDQVYKQKIMAQRAELKQLQSQINPHFLYNSFFILNTMAKTGDTERIEQLTTMLGEYFQFVTRNASDLVSLEQEIHHARMYTEIQAMRFSRRIGVRFDALSEELKKVSVPRLIVQPIIENAFKHSLEKKSMEGLIIIRFAQEGPDIRIIVEDNGDRLSDDTLEQLRESLNVYREQAETTGLVNIHRRIRITFGEESGLLADRSELGGLRVTILLRAGGENAGVQDAYR